The Ictalurus punctatus breed USDA103 chromosome 9, Coco_2.0, whole genome shotgun sequence genome contains a region encoding:
- the pnoca gene encoding prepronociceptin, translated as MKTPLWTLLLMGLFVHGRSDCQRDCLTCSQILPKDHGFDTLVCMVECHGAVYPGLTWERCQTALEEEPLASLSVGNPMPKRAEEEVETVLPMGQSDGALTYSGTLQRFDHVARALGLDELNQENQISQFSTAVQPQYEQEEHDAADWEIKSDQEGEPVNLTKRFGGFLKSKYGYRKFMDPGRSMQKRYGGFIGVRKSSRKWNNQKRFSEFLKQYLGMTTRASKFNSVSTDITRQNKV; from the exons ATGAAGACGCCATTATGGACTCTCCTGCTGATGGGACTGTTTGTCCACGGACGCAGCGACTGTCAGAGAGACTGTCTCACCTGCAGCCAAATCCTTCCCAAAGACCACGGCTTTGACACACTG GTCTGTATGGTGGAATGTCACGGCGCGGTTTATCCGGGCCTCACGTGGGAGAGGTGTCAGACCGCCTTGGAGGAAGAGCCCCTGGCGTCCCTGTCCGTAGGGAACCCGATGCCGAAAAGAGCCGAGGAGGAAGTGGAAACCGTCCTGCCGATGGGTCAATCTGACGGAGCTCTGACCTATTCTGGAACCCTGCAAAGGTTCGACCACGTGGCAAGAGCTCTGGGTTTGGACGAACTCAACCAAGAGAACCAGATCTCCCAGTTTAGCACGGCCGTCCAGCCTCAGTATGAGCAGGAAGAACACGACGCTGCGGACTGGGAGATAAAAAGCGACCAAGAAGGCGAACCAGTGAACCTCACCAAACGTTTCGGAGGGTTCCTGAAAAGCAAGTACGGCTACAGGAAGTTCATGGACCCCGGCCGGTCTATGCAGAAGAGATACGGCGGATTCATAGGCGTCCGCAAGTCGTCCCGCAAGTGGAACAACCAGAAACGCTTCAGCGAGTTCCTAAAGCAGTACTTGGGCATGACCACTCGCGCTAGCAAGTTCAACAGCGTGTCCACTGACATCACCCGGCAGAACAAGGTGTGA